A genomic segment from Burkholderia plantarii encodes:
- a CDS encoding non-ribosomal peptide synthetase translates to MRDDLSVFSGVATPALAVADPLAFWRDALAGLPACLALPTDRPRSAARPVSGQLGFHVDGARHAKLSSLARSRDVTLFDVVHAATAIVLGALAAETDLAIGTCASDSRGLVEPNLVALRLDLAGNPSAVDLIQRAGSANRRALAHGDIRFDEVVQAAGIEPAGHHPVFQVMLVISDNPAPEQTAWIEQGGDIALALHDTRRSLAGTIAYAAQLYDRATIETLGERLLGVLDAIAANPAVRLSDLPLLTPAERDRLRVWANPERDLGAATLPGLFEARVALTPVAPAVSFEGETIDYAQLNARANRLAHHLIAQGVGPGDIVALALPRSIAMIVAIVAVTKTGAAYLPLDPDYPAERLQYMVDDARPKAVVTLSGVAVADAACAIRITLDDPATAAELASMPPDNPGAARPDIGPVPHDTAYVIYTSGSTGKPKGVMVSHRNVARLFAATHAEFGFGADDVWTMFHSYAFDFSVWEIWGALLHGGRLVVVPYLLSRSPSGFLQLLAQERVSVLNQTPSAFYQLAEEMRAQGEPAPPALRYVVFGGEALETALLRDWYERHGDGGPRLVNMYGITETTVHVTHVALDAGHLDAAGNSPVGRPIADLNVHLLDAHLNPVPPGTIGELYVSGAGLAHGYLNRPGMSAGRFIACPFGPAGSRMYRSGDLARWRADGTLDYLGRADDQVKIRGFRIELGEIEAALAGAPDVAHARVTVHESGDGDRRLVAYVVPKDAAVLDTAAVARHAADLLPTFMLPAAVIGLERLPLTTNGKLDRARLPKPEFDAGGKHTREPCGEEELAIAALFCKVLDLPQVGAEVSFFDIGGHSLLAMKLVSQVRTSLRKRISMRDVFDKPTVALLAPLIFSSGEPARDKAVGR, encoded by the coding sequence GTGCGCGACGACCTCTCCGTGTTCTCCGGCGTCGCGACGCCGGCGCTCGCCGTTGCCGATCCGCTGGCGTTCTGGCGCGACGCGCTGGCCGGGCTGCCGGCCTGCCTGGCGCTGCCGACGGATCGCCCGCGCAGCGCGGCCAGGCCGGTGTCCGGGCAGCTAGGCTTTCATGTGGACGGCGCGCGCCATGCGAAGCTCTCGAGCTTGGCGCGAAGCCGTGACGTGACACTGTTCGACGTGGTGCATGCCGCCACGGCGATCGTCCTGGGCGCGCTCGCCGCCGAGACCGATCTGGCGATCGGCACATGCGCGAGCGATTCACGCGGCCTCGTCGAGCCGAACCTTGTCGCGCTGCGCCTGGACCTGGCCGGCAATCCGAGCGCCGTCGATCTGATCCAGCGCGCCGGTTCGGCCAATCGCCGGGCGCTCGCGCATGGCGATATCCGGTTCGATGAGGTGGTGCAGGCCGCAGGCATTGAACCCGCCGGCCACCACCCGGTATTCCAGGTCATGCTGGTCATCTCGGACAATCCGGCGCCGGAGCAGACGGCCTGGATCGAGCAGGGCGGCGACATCGCGCTCGCGCTTCACGACACGCGTCGCTCCCTGGCCGGCACCATCGCGTATGCGGCACAACTCTACGATCGCGCCACCATCGAGACGCTCGGCGAACGCCTGCTTGGCGTGCTCGACGCGATCGCGGCGAATCCCGCGGTTCGGCTTTCCGACTTGCCGCTGCTCACGCCCGCCGAACGCGATCGCTTGCGCGTCTGGGCGAACCCGGAGCGCGATCTCGGGGCGGCGACGCTGCCCGGGCTGTTCGAGGCACGGGTCGCGCTCACGCCCGTGGCCCCGGCTGTCAGCTTCGAAGGCGAGACGATCGACTATGCGCAACTGAACGCGCGCGCGAACCGGCTCGCCCACCACCTGATCGCGCAGGGCGTTGGCCCGGGCGATATCGTCGCGCTCGCCTTGCCGCGCTCGATCGCGATGATCGTCGCGATCGTTGCCGTCACCAAGACGGGCGCGGCATACCTGCCCCTCGATCCGGACTATCCGGCCGAGCGCCTGCAATACATGGTGGACGATGCGCGGCCCAAGGCCGTCGTCACCCTGTCCGGAGTCGCCGTCGCGGATGCGGCATGCGCCATCCGGATCACACTCGACGACCCGGCCACGGCAGCGGAACTCGCGAGCATGCCTCCCGACAATCCCGGCGCCGCCCGGCCCGACATCGGCCCGGTGCCGCACGACACCGCCTATGTGATCTACACCTCGGGCTCCACCGGCAAGCCCAAGGGCGTGATGGTCTCGCATCGCAACGTCGCGAGACTGTTCGCGGCGACGCACGCTGAGTTCGGCTTCGGCGCCGACGACGTCTGGACCATGTTCCACTCCTACGCGTTCGACTTCTCCGTCTGGGAGATCTGGGGAGCACTGCTGCACGGCGGGCGCCTCGTCGTGGTGCCCTATCTGCTCAGCCGTTCGCCGTCGGGCTTCCTGCAGTTGCTCGCGCAGGAGCGTGTCAGCGTGCTGAACCAGACGCCGTCGGCGTTTTACCAGCTGGCCGAGGAGATGCGCGCGCAGGGCGAACCGGCGCCGCCCGCGCTGCGCTACGTGGTGTTCGGCGGCGAGGCGCTCGAGACGGCCTTGCTGCGAGACTGGTACGAACGCCATGGCGACGGCGGCCCGCGGCTCGTCAACATGTACGGCATCACTGAAACGACCGTGCATGTGACCCACGTCGCGCTCGATGCCGGCCATCTCGATGCGGCCGGCAACAGCCCGGTGGGGCGGCCGATTGCCGACCTCAACGTGCATCTGCTCGACGCGCACCTGAATCCGGTGCCGCCCGGCACGATCGGCGAGCTGTATGTGTCCGGCGCCGGACTTGCGCATGGTTACCTGAATCGCCCGGGCATGAGCGCCGGACGCTTTATCGCCTGCCCGTTCGGCCCGGCGGGCAGCCGCATGTATCGCAGCGGCGACCTTGCCCGCTGGCGCGCCGACGGCACACTCGACTACCTTGGGCGTGCCGACGACCAGGTCAAGATTCGGGGTTTCCGCATCGAACTGGGCGAGATCGAGGCGGCGCTGGCCGGTGCGCCCGATGTTGCCCATGCGCGCGTCACGGTGCATGAGAGCGGCGACGGCGACCGGCGTCTGGTTGCCTACGTGGTGCCGAAGGACGCGGCGGTGCTCGACACGGCCGCGGTCGCTCGCCATGCCGCCGACCTGCTGCCGACGTTCATGCTGCCGGCCGCGGTGATCGGACTCGAGCGCCTGCCCCTGACCACCAATGGCAAGCTCGACCGCGCGCGTCTTCCGAAACCCGAGTTCGATGCCGGCGGCAAGCACACGCGCGAGCCGTGCGGCGAGGAGGAGCTCGCGATCGCCGCGCTGTTCTGCAAGGTGCTGGATCTGCCGCAGGTCGGTGCCGAGGTGAGTTTTTTCGACATCGGCGGCCACTCCCTGCTCGCGATGAAACTCGTCAGCCAGGTCCGGACGAGCTTGCGCAAGCGCATCTCGATGCGCGACGTATTCGACAAGCCGACGGTTGCACTGCTAGCGCCGCTGATATTCTCGTCCGGCGAGCCGGCGCGGGACAAGGCGGTGGGGCGCTGA
- a CDS encoding MbtH family protein, which yields MPNPFDNDAAEFTVLRNAEGQHSLWPAFAAQPAGWDRRHGPASRADCLRFVETHWTDIRPLSGQRDAAGATARGDNPRSR from the coding sequence ATGCCGAATCCATTTGATAATGACGCTGCCGAATTCACGGTTCTGCGCAATGCCGAAGGCCAGCATTCGCTTTGGCCGGCTTTCGCCGCGCAACCGGCCGGCTGGGACCGCCGGCACGGACCGGCATCGCGTGCCGACTGCCTGCGTTTCGTCGAGACGCATTGGACCGATATCCGGCCGTTGAGCGGGCAACGCGATGCCGCCGGCGCGACCGCGCGCGGTGACAACCCGCGGAGCCGCTGA
- a CDS encoding condensation domain-containing protein, whose translation MQTAHDVRPPDAGAAGLGLNDLFDIEDALEADQITAEQSPSVLLAALRAVAPSVESVTPLAPSQRDLYLHACRDPDNLTYILAYALALRADVDVDAWRAALRVAERRAPTFRSRYVEIRQALLQIVDTQAIAPLEVIRVADAAAAASVIEAARSRPFELFDGAVRHLLLLGDGFATAVLVAHHIAIDTMSAALFFGEVFAAWAAAGAGGAGSTGAVVDERFTEWAGRAAATVDSAPAIAACRDAFVGTRALLPAALAGHETRNHVRLDTGSVRVLARWCAKNKLQLAAGLKYAAAQVLAERFSPAADFVLYDVISDRSLRHMTSIGCHYRMLPLVLTREMLAGTDPCSGAVSFQQYLRDETARLPVSMLAVSTLPGERGAPVFFNYFDYVGMAPLLELPDTEHPGTRPARFDVYDRIDDGETHLLFYREHDGFGITVRSRHPAMAGQAIAEAIAARVMTWAGGSVPA comes from the coding sequence ATGCAGACCGCTCATGATGTTCGCCCGCCGGACGCAGGCGCCGCCGGGCTCGGCCTCAATGACCTGTTCGATATCGAAGATGCGCTCGAGGCCGACCAGATTACCGCGGAGCAGAGCCCGAGCGTCCTGCTCGCGGCCTTGCGCGCGGTCGCGCCGAGCGTCGAATCGGTCACGCCGCTGGCGCCTTCGCAACGCGACTTGTACCTGCATGCCTGTCGCGATCCGGACAACCTGACTTACATCCTGGCTTATGCCCTTGCCTTGCGTGCCGATGTCGATGTCGACGCCTGGCGCGCGGCATTGCGTGTGGCGGAACGGCGTGCCCCGACGTTCCGCAGTCGGTATGTCGAGATCCGGCAGGCGCTGCTCCAGATCGTCGATACGCAGGCAATCGCGCCGCTCGAGGTGATCCGGGTGGCCGACGCGGCCGCGGCGGCAAGCGTGATCGAAGCCGCGCGCAGCCGGCCGTTCGAGCTGTTCGACGGGGCGGTTCGACATCTGCTGCTGCTCGGCGACGGGTTCGCGACGGCGGTGCTGGTGGCACACCATATTGCCATCGACACCATGTCGGCGGCGCTGTTCTTCGGCGAGGTGTTCGCGGCGTGGGCGGCGGCCGGGGCCGGCGGGGCAGGGAGCACCGGCGCCGTTGTCGACGAACGCTTCACCGAGTGGGCCGGGCGAGCGGCGGCGACGGTCGACAGCGCACCCGCGATAGCGGCGTGTCGCGATGCTTTTGTCGGCACGCGCGCGCTGCTGCCCGCGGCACTGGCGGGACACGAAACGCGCAACCATGTGCGGCTCGATACCGGCAGCGTCCGCGTCCTGGCGCGCTGGTGCGCGAAAAACAAGCTGCAACTGGCGGCGGGGCTGAAATATGCGGCAGCCCAGGTGCTGGCGGAGCGGTTCTCGCCGGCCGCGGATTTCGTGCTGTACGACGTGATCAGCGACCGCTCGTTGCGGCACATGACCAGCATTGGCTGCCATTACCGCATGCTGCCCCTGGTCCTGACCCGCGAGATGCTGGCCGGCACCGATCCATGCTCGGGCGCGGTCTCGTTTCAACAGTATCTGCGTGACGAGACGGCGCGATTGCCGGTATCGATGCTGGCCGTGTCGACCCTGCCGGGCGAGCGGGGCGCGCCGGTATTTTTCAACTATTTCGACTATGTCGGCATGGCGCCGCTGCTCGAATTGCCGGATACCGAGCACCCCGGCACGCGGCCGGCACGCTTCGATGTGTATGACCGCATCGATGACGGCGAGACGCATCTGCTGTTCTACCGCGAGCACGACGGCTTCGGCATCACCGTGCGCAGCCGGCATCCCGCGATGGCCGGCCAGGCGATAGCCGAGGCGATCGCGGCACGAGTCATGACCTGGGCCGGCGGCAGCGTACCCGCCTGA
- a CDS encoding acyl carrier protein, with translation MKEALKQYLQTNFLFEFDEQVTEDSDLFEAGILDSFGYIHLISHLEREYGVRFDEGESEIRHAVSLTQLVTLVESKRREPVQGES, from the coding sequence ATGAAAGAAGCACTGAAACAGTATCTGCAGACGAACTTTCTTTTCGAGTTCGATGAGCAGGTCACCGAAGACAGCGATCTGTTCGAGGCTGGAATTCTCGATTCGTTCGGCTACATCCACCTGATCAGCCACCTTGAACGCGAGTACGGCGTGCGCTTCGACGAGGGGGAGAGCGAGATTCGCCATGCGGTATCGCTGACGCAACTGGTGACGCTTGTCGAATCGAAACGACGCGAACCGGTTCAAGGGGAGTCGTGA